The Raphanus sativus cultivar WK10039 chromosome 2, ASM80110v3, whole genome shotgun sequence genome includes a region encoding these proteins:
- the LOC108816249 gene encoding cinnamoyl-CoA reductase 2, translating into MPADGKLVCVTGAGGYIASWIVKLLLERGYTVRGTVRNPADPKNNHLRELQGAKERLTLHSAELLDYEALCATIDGCDGVFHTASPMTDDPETMLEPAVNGAKFVIEAAAKAKVKRVVFTSSIGAVYMNPNRDPQTIVDESCWSDLDFCKNTKNWYCYGKMVAEQSAWETAKAKGVDLVVLNPVLVLGPPLQSAVNASLVHILKYLTGSAKTYANLTQVYVDVRDVALGHVMVYESPSASGRYILAETALHRGEVVEILAKFFPEYPLPTKCSDEKNPRAKPYKFTTQKIKDLGLEFKPIKQSLYESVKSLQEKGHLPLPQDSNQNVIIES; encoded by the exons ATGCCTGCCGACGGGAAACTAGTCTGTGTCACCGGAGCAGGCGGCTATATAGCTTCTTGGATCGTTAAGTTACTATTGGAGAGAGGCTACACGGTAAGAGGAACCGTACGAAACCCAGCTGACCCCAAGAACAACCATCTCAGAGAGCTTCAAGGAGCTAAAGAAAGACTCACTCTTCACAGTGCTGAACTTCTTGACTATGAAGCTCTATGTGCCACCATCGATGGCTGCGATGGCGTTTTCCACACGGCTTCTCCGATGACCGATGACCCC GAGACAATGTTGGAGCCGGCGGTGAACGGAGCCAAGTTTGTGATCGAAGCTGCAGCTAAAGCCAAAGTCAAGCGTGTTGTGTTCACGTCATCAATCGGTGCGGTTTACATGAACCCTAACCGTGACCCTCAAACCATAGTCGATGAAAGCTGTTGGAGTGATCTTGATTTCTGCAAGAACACAAAg AATTGGTATTGCTATGGGAAGATGGTGGCGGAACAATCAGCGTGGGAGACGGCGAAGGCCAAAGGTGTGGACTTAGTGGTGCTAAACCCGGTTCTAGTTCTAGGACCACCGCTCCAGTCAGCGGTCAACGCTAGTCTAGTCCATATCCTCAAGTACCTCACCGGCTCAGCCAAGACGTACGCTAACCTGACTCAGGTCTACGTGGATGTCCGTGACGTTGCACTAGGCCATGTTATGGTCTACGAATCACCTTCCGCCTCAGGCCGTTACATCCTGGCCGAAACGGCGCTTCACCGTGGGGAGGTTGTTGAGATTCTTGCTAAGTTCTTCCCGGAGTATCCGCTTCCCACCAA GTGTTCGGACGAGAAGAATCCGAGGGCAAAGCCTTACAAGTTCACTACACAAAAGATAAAAGACTTAGGGTTGGAGTTTAAACCCATCAAGCAATCTCTCTACGAATCTGTCAAGAGCTTGCAAGAGAAAGGgcatcttcctcttcctcaagATTCGAACCAAAACGTCATAATCGAATCCTAG
- the LOC130501508 gene encoding factor of DNA methylation 5-like, giving the protein MNPNQKSESDKLADGLAKKIVEEIEKRANEMTKKKNEELKKVKKEKDEELKKAKKEKDEELKKVKKEKNEELKKIRKEKNEELKKVITEKDEMLKRVMKEKNEELEKVINDNDKLLEDERCELEELGKINSALLIKERQSTDEIQEARTELIRGFRDLSGEGSMIGVKRMGEVDEKPFLKVCQQRFTTRENVALQHAMLCSKWQENLKDPAWYPFKRVGTGENMKEVVDDKDEKLKKLSEEWGKDVKNAVKTALEELNEFNPSGRFTIPVLWNFEHGRKATLKEGIAHMTQQIKNLKRKRT; this is encoded by the exons atgaaccCTAACCAAAAGTCTGAAAGCGATAAACTTGCAGATGGGCTGGCTAAGAAAATTGTGGAGGAGATAGAAAAGCGGGCGAACGAAATGACGAAGAAAAAGAATGAAGAGCTGAAGAAAGTAAAGAAAGAGAAGGATGAAGAGCTGAAGAAAGCAAAGAAAGAGAAGGATGAAGAGCTGAAGAaagtaaagaaagagaagaatgaAGAGCTTAAGAAAATAAGGAAAGAGAAAAATGAAGAGCTTAAGAAAGTAATCACGGAGAAGGATGAAATGTTGAAGAGAgtgatgaaggagaagaacGAAGAGCTTGAGAAAGTAATAAATGACAATGATAAATTGCTGGAGGATGAGCGTTGTGAATTAGAAGAGTTAGGGAAAATAAACTCGGCACTGCTCATAAAAGAACGTCAAAGCACTGATGAAATACAAGAAGCACGCACAGAATTGATTAGG GGATTCAGAGATTTATCTGGTGAAGGATCCATGATCGGAGTAAAGCGGATGGGAGAAGTAGATGAAAAACCTTTTCTGAAAGTATGCCAGCAGAGATTCACCACTAGAGAAAACGTTGCGCTGCAGCATGCCATGCTCTGCTCAAAATGGCAGGAAAACCTCAAGGACCCAGCATGGTACCCATTTAAACGAGTGGGGACTGGAGAAAATATGAAG GAAGTTGTGGATGATAAAGATGAGAAACTTAAAAAATTGAGTGAAGAGTGGGGAAAAGACGTGAAGAACGCAGTGAAGACAGCACTTGAGGAGCTTAACGAGTTTAACCCAAGTGGTAGGTTTACAATTCCTGTACTGTGGAATTTTGAACATGGGAGAAAAGCCACACTCAAAGAAGGTATTGCTCACATGACTCAGCAGATCAAAAATCTCAAACGCAAACGAACCTAA